From a region of the Campylobacter anatolicus genome:
- a CDS encoding murein hydrolase activator EnvC family protein, producing MKFNLFLVILLTLSLNATTTKEKIKSSKNSLRSTQAMSEQLNKKLDDLASDIVNGNNKLKTIAKDIFELKEQISHLENSANSATDELEKLTTQNKELMQTQKKLEQNIIRIIAEDLSFELLLDTDENKTSEDSIMVSQILNKLNSIMREDFKKITIDYENTISQIKNQSDKINQIETNLKDFRRKQNDLLELEKSQKNTINTLKRDKEIYSKKLSKLQSQQDEIRKTLEELAIVQKQEDEAARREREKLASQSKGKKAQKDSDTSVKQMGSSYQTSSVKRYTGVKTIAPLDSYTVKQKFGNYTDPIYNIKIFNESVVLTSTTPDAKVKSVLNGKVVFAKQTPVLDNVIIIENENGIHTIYAHLSQIAPTIKVGSIVQKGYVIGRVRNDLTFEVTQKNYHINPLELIK from the coding sequence ATGAAATTTAACTTATTTTTAGTTATCTTACTGACTCTTAGTCTAAATGCCACAACTACAAAAGAGAAGATAAAAAGCTCTAAAAATTCCCTTAGATCTACTCAAGCAATGAGTGAGCAATTAAACAAAAAACTTGATGATCTAGCCTCCGATATAGTAAATGGAAACAACAAATTAAAAACCATAGCCAAAGATATATTTGAACTAAAGGAGCAAATTTCACACTTAGAAAACAGTGCAAATAGTGCAACAGATGAGCTAGAAAAGCTTACTACACAGAACAAGGAGCTTATGCAAACGCAAAAAAAGCTTGAACAAAATATCATACGCATAATAGCCGAAGATCTCTCTTTTGAGCTACTTTTAGATACTGACGAAAACAAAACAAGTGAAGATAGCATAATGGTTTCGCAAATTTTAAATAAACTAAATAGCATAATGAGAGAGGATTTCAAAAAGATCACGATTGATTACGAAAATACAATAAGCCAAATCAAAAATCAATCAGATAAAATCAATCAGATAGAGACAAATTTAAAAGATTTTAGACGAAAACAAAATGATCTATTAGAACTTGAAAAAAGTCAAAAAAATACAATAAATACCCTAAAACGCGATAAAGAAATTTATAGTAAAAAACTTAGCAAACTTCAAAGTCAACAAGATGAGATACGAAAAACTCTTGAAGAACTCGCAATCGTGCAAAAACAAGAAGATGAAGCTGCAAGACGTGAACGTGAAAAACTCGCCTCACAAAGCAAAGGTAAAAAGGCTCAAAAAGATAGCGATACAAGTGTAAAACAGATGGGTTCAAGCTATCAAACAAGCTCTGTTAAACGTTACACAGGTGTAAAAACTATCGCACCGCTGGATAGTTATACCGTGAAACAAAAATTTGGAAACTACACAGATCCGATATATAATATAAAAATTTTTAACGAGTCAGTTGTGCTTACCTCAACGACACCCGATGCAAAGGTTAAAAGTGTACTAAACGGCAAAGTCGTCTTTGCTAAGCAAACCCCAGTACTTGATAATGTAATAATCATAGAAAATGAAAATGGCATACATACGATATACGCCCACCTAAGTCAGATAGCACCCACAATAAAAGTCGGCTCAATCGTGCAAAAAGGCTACGTGATTGGCCGTGTGCGTAATGATTTAACGTTTGAAGTAACACAAAAAAATTATCATATAAACCCTCTTGAACTCATTAAATAA
- a CDS encoding FtsX-like permease family protein encodes MRSLKNHLGFIFPLIALLFAIAFSLMSDKIVKSYENLMSNDYNIVIVSNKELTDADIKPLVSTFAAIKPLSAQKILDRLSNDISAKNLSILQNALPKFYSLKLNVFPSTKFMNEIKAKLQKLDGVSKVETFSKAHDKVFKILQLCKMLSYMFMWILALIGTMLMLKQARIWLYQHKERIEIMSLFGAPFWLKSALLYKSAIVDSFISTLVVVGFFYFLPSIKFFSDSLAQVDMITPKIDIIREGGTLLGIAFILSIFVVSLVMRKARKSQI; translated from the coding sequence ATGAGATCGCTTAAAAACCATTTAGGATTTATTTTTCCGCTAATCGCACTACTTTTTGCAATCGCTTTTAGTCTTATGAGCGATAAAATCGTAAAAAGCTATGAAAATTTAATGAGCAATGACTACAATATTGTCATCGTCTCAAATAAAGAGCTAACTGACGCTGACATAAAACCGCTCGTTAGCACTTTTGCAGCAATTAAGCCACTAAGTGCACAAAAAATCTTAGATCGCCTAAGCAACGACATATCTGCTAAAAATTTATCGATCCTACAAAATGCACTGCCTAAATTTTACTCACTAAAACTAAATGTATTTCCTAGCACTAAATTTATGAACGAGATAAAAGCAAAGCTTCAAAAGCTTGATGGGGTAAGCAAAGTCGAAACATTTTCAAAAGCACACGACAAGGTCTTTAAAATTTTGCAGCTTTGCAAAATGCTCTCTTATATGTTTATGTGGATCTTAGCCCTCATCGGCACAATGCTTATGTTAAAACAAGCTAGAATTTGGCTATACCAGCATAAAGAACGCATTGAGATTATGAGCTTATTTGGTGCCCCATTTTGGCTTAAAAGTGCTTTACTCTATAAAAGTGCTATCGTAGATAGCTTTATCTCTACGCTCGTTGTTGTCGGCTTTTTTTATTTTTTACCTAGTATCAAATTTTTTAGCGATTCTTTGGCACAAGTCGATATGATAACCCCTAAAATAGACATCATAAGAGAGGGTGGCACACTACTTGGTATAGCATTTATACTAAGTATATTTGTCGTAAGTCTTGTGATGAGAAAAGCCAGAAAAAGTCAGATATGA
- a CDS encoding cell division ATP-binding protein FtsE: MQQIISARNLTLAYERNEIVINNANLDIFINDFVFITGKSGSGKSTLLKSFYGEIEPLAGELNVCMSSLVNIDEKRLSELRQRVGIIFQNYRLINEWNVERNVMLPLIIKGINQSVCKKQVAKLLKHVNMLHKADKYPMELSGGEQQRVAMARALAHNPNLLLCDEPTGNLDEYSSDVIWSLLKSAREFLGTSVVVVTHHVPSSLRMPYRHFVIENGGVNEIA; this comes from the coding sequence ATGCAGCAAATTATTAGTGCACGTAACTTGACTCTAGCTTACGAACGCAACGAGATCGTAATAAATAACGCAAATTTAGACATTTTTATAAATGATTTTGTCTTTATAACTGGTAAAAGCGGTAGTGGTAAATCAACGTTACTAAAGTCATTTTACGGCGAGATTGAGCCACTAGCTGGGGAGTTAAACGTCTGTATGTCCTCGCTTGTTAATATAGATGAAAAAAGATTGAGCGAACTGCGTCAGCGTGTAGGTATAATATTTCAAAATTATCGCCTGATAAACGAATGGAATGTCGAACGCAACGTAATGCTACCACTTATAATAAAAGGGATAAATCAAAGTGTCTGCAAAAAACAGGTTGCAAAACTACTAAAACACGTCAATATGCTTCACAAAGCGGATAAATATCCTATGGAGTTAAGCGGTGGCGAACAGCAACGTGTCGCTATGGCAAGGGCTTTAGCACATAATCCAAATTTGCTACTTTGCGATGAGCCAACTGGCAATCTTGACGAATACTCAAGCGACGTCATATGGTCGCTACTAAAGTCTGCACGTGAATTTTTAGGCACAAGCGTAGTGGTAGTAACACATCACGTGCCATCATCTTTGCGTATGCCATATCGTCATTTTGTGATAGAAAATGGAGGCGTAAATGAGATCGCTTAA
- the trmB gene encoding tRNA (guanosine(46)-N7)-methyltransferase TrmB, producing MPNFIAKNLKDKVYPFGHDGVQFLWEAQSKSERLIYTQNGDEKFFIVVKKTGDGKNFVIKGEKLTKPDRIGLLQQALCVYRDENTTDVVSQAFAVKNKQLTQKINTIVDIKEFLSQITNLREKYSKIFIEIGFGSGRHLLFQAQNHPDALFIGIEVYKPSIEQVAKLAHAKNLENIRVINTDARLLLSLIASNSVDKIFLHFPVPWEKAEYRRVISEAFALECERVLKVGGTFELRTDVREYCDFGLHHFLNLTMPKIKLFKNRDLAVSSKYEDRWKRENKDIYDMLYTCNITSDELSLNGNLDFDKSYYVSKIISNFKNETIKQSDYFLHFEEIFTIDETNALLKISFGAFNKPEQCFIKISPDSTEYFIKRPILTRENLKAHEKLKEYLAYAANY from the coding sequence ATGCCAAATTTCATAGCTAAAAATTTAAAAGATAAAGTCTATCCATTTGGGCACGATGGTGTGCAATTTTTATGGGAAGCACAAAGCAAGAGCGAACGTCTGATATATACACAAAATGGTGATGAGAAATTTTTCATTGTAGTTAAAAAAACAGGTGATGGAAAAAATTTTGTCATAAAAGGCGAAAAGCTAACAAAGCCTGATCGTATTGGGCTCTTGCAACAAGCACTATGTGTATATCGCGATGAAAATACCACCGATGTGGTCTCACAAGCCTTTGCTGTTAAAAATAAACAACTCACACAAAAGATCAATACAATCGTAGATATAAAAGAGTTTTTAAGTCAAATTACTAATTTGCGTGAGAAATATAGCAAAATTTTTATTGAGATTGGATTTGGCTCAGGTAGACACCTTCTTTTTCAAGCACAAAATCATCCAGATGCCCTATTTATCGGTATAGAAGTATACAAACCAAGCATCGAACAAGTCGCCAAACTCGCACATGCTAAAAATTTAGAAAATATCCGCGTTATAAACACAGATGCAAGGCTACTTTTATCGCTTATCGCATCAAATTCTGTAGATAAAATTTTCCTTCATTTTCCAGTACCGTGGGAGAAAGCAGAATACAGACGCGTCATAAGTGAGGCGTTTGCATTAGAGTGTGAACGTGTTTTAAAAGTTGGTGGGACATTTGAGCTACGCACTGATGTGCGTGAGTATTGTGACTTTGGATTGCACCATTTTTTAAATTTAACTATGCCAAAGATCAAACTTTTTAAAAACCGCGACTTAGCAGTAAGCAGTAAATACGAAGATCGCTGGAAACGTGAAAATAAAGATATTTATGATATGCTTTACACTTGTAACATTACCTCTGATGAGTTAAGTTTAAATGGAAATTTAGACTTTGATAAGTCCTACTATGTATCAAAAATCATATCAAATTTTAAAAATGAGACGATAAAGCAGAGCGATTATTTCTTACATTTTGAAGAAATTTTCACTATCGATGAGACAAATGCCTTGCTTAAAATTTCATTTGGTGCATTTAATAAGCCTGAGCAATGTTTTATAAAAATCAGTCCAGATAGCACGGAATATTTTATAAAACGCCCTATTTTGACACGGGAAAATTTAAAAGCACATGAAAAACTTAAGGAGTATTTGGCATATGCAGCAAATTATTAG
- a CDS encoding fibronectin type III domain-containing protein has protein sequence MKKLIQNLSLLALAILATGCGSKVPTQQSITLPTITNLKTISDMTEIAFEWSPTNDENVLGYYLYRSNPNEINSKMQIVADIKDRFATHYVDTNLAPETTYSYQMRSYSNNAISQPGSNIQATTRPLLESVPFAQAITNLPTRVKLLWRPHPDTRVNSYVIQRSDAGKNKWSNIAEIKGRLNAEYIDTDVKNGYSYEYRILVKTSSGVLSKPSQVLSATTKELP, from the coding sequence ATGAAAAAATTGATCCAAAATTTATCACTTCTAGCTTTAGCGATACTAGCGACTGGTTGCGGATCTAAAGTCCCAACTCAGCAAAGCATTACACTGCCAACGATAACAAATTTAAAAACCATATCAGATATGACCGAAATAGCATTTGAGTGGAGTCCGACAAACGATGAAAATGTGCTAGGCTACTATCTATATCGCTCTAATCCAAATGAGATAAACTCCAAAATGCAAATCGTAGCCGATATCAAAGATCGCTTCGCAACACACTATGTAGATACAAATCTCGCACCAGAGACAACATACTCATACCAAATGAGAAGCTACTCAAATAATGCCATCTCCCAACCAGGCTCAAACATACAGGCTACAACTAGACCACTACTTGAATCTGTGCCATTTGCACAAGCGATTACAAATTTACCAACTCGCGTAAAGCTCTTATGGCGTCCGCACCCAGATACACGCGTAAATAGTTATGTTATACAAAGAAGCGATGCTGGAAAAAATAAGTGGAGCAACATAGCAGAGATCAAAGGTCGATTAAATGCCGAATATATCGATACTGATGTCAAAAATGGCTACTCATACGAATACCGAATTTTAGTCAAAACTAGCTCAGGTGTACTATCTAAACCAAGCCAGGTATTAAGTGCAACTACAAAGGAGTTACCCTAA